One window of the Tetragenococcus koreensis genome contains the following:
- the trxA gene encoding thioredoxin yields the protein MSVNVTTDQTFEQDTANGVTLTDFWATWCGPCKMQSPAVEQLSEELGDKVTFNKMDIDENPETPSQFGIMSIPTLLIKKDGEVVDTLVGFHPKEQLEQALEPYIG from the coding sequence ATGAGTGTAAACGTAACAACGGATCAAACTTTTGAACAAGATACAGCTAACGGTGTGACATTAACCGATTTTTGGGCGACTTGGTGTGGCCCATGTAAAATGCAATCACCAGCAGTTGAACAATTATCTGAAGAATTGGGCGATAAAGTAACTTTTAATAAAATGGATATTGATGAAAACCCAGAAACGCCAAGTCAATTTGGCATTATGAGTATCCCTACTTTATTGATTAAAAAAGACGGCGAAGTCGTTGATACATTAGTAGGCTTTCATCCCAAAGAACAATTAGAACAAGCTTTAGAACCTTATATTGGATAA
- a CDS encoding glutathione peroxidase: protein MSTIYDFKETEMSGETLDLSDYKGKVVVIVNTASKCGLATQLEALESLYQKYNEQGFEVLGLPSNQFHQELDDDEQTQDYCKVHYGVSFPMTKRVKVNGNEADPLFTHLKEAAGHGVIKWNFTKFLVGRDGQVIKRYAPQTKPEKMEEDIIAALKTE from the coding sequence ATGTCAACGATTTATGATTTTAAAGAAACAGAAATGAGCGGCGAAACGCTTGATTTGAGTGATTATAAAGGTAAAGTTGTCGTAATTGTAAATACTGCCAGTAAATGTGGACTTGCTACACAACTTGAAGCCCTTGAATCTTTATATCAAAAATATAACGAACAAGGCTTTGAAGTTTTGGGATTGCCTTCTAATCAATTTCATCAAGAACTAGATGATGATGAGCAAACCCAAGATTATTGCAAGGTTCATTATGGTGTTAGTTTCCCAATGACCAAACGGGTGAAAGTAAATGGTAATGAAGCCGATCCATTGTTTACCCATCTAAAAGAAGCAGCTGGTCACGGGGTAATTAAGTGGAATTTCACTAAATTTCTAGTGGGGCGCGACGGACAAGTAATCAAACGCTACGCACCGCAAACTAAACCAGAAAAAATGGAAGAAGATATTATTGCGGCGTTGAAAACAGAGTAA
- a CDS encoding MarR family winged helix-turn-helix transcriptional regulator, with amino-acid sequence MENTTDTRLADQLCFSIYNANRLFAKFYQKALEPYHLTYTQYIVLLALWEQDCKTLSDLTKELDLASNTLTPLLKRLESAGWLTRCRAEDDQRQLMVQLTEKGKEQKSAIEKRLEKCMKEQAGINAEQYYRMLADNKNLMDGLKDYLKQPTQEML; translated from the coding sequence ATGGAAAATACGACAGATACAAGATTAGCTGACCAACTTTGTTTTTCGATTTATAATGCGAATCGGCTTTTTGCCAAATTCTACCAAAAAGCGTTGGAGCCCTATCATTTGACCTATACGCAATATATTGTATTGCTAGCTCTTTGGGAGCAGGATTGTAAAACGTTGAGTGATTTAACTAAAGAGTTGGATTTAGCAAGTAATACATTAACCCCCTTATTAAAACGTTTAGAATCTGCTGGTTGGTTGACTCGTTGTCGAGCAGAAGATGATCAACGGCAGTTGATGGTACAGCTTACCGAAAAGGGAAAAGAACAAAAATCAGCAATCGAAAAACGCCTGGAGAAATGTATGAAAGAACAAGCAGGAATAAATGCTGAACAGTATTATCGTATGCTAGCAGATAATAAAAATTTGATGGATGGCTTGAAAGATTATTTAAAACAACCTACCCAAGAAATGCTTTAA
- the trxB gene encoding thioredoxin-disulfide reductase, protein MEKKYDVVIIGAGPAGMTAALYASRANLSVMLLDRGIYGGQMNNTAEIENYPGFKSILGPDLSQEMYGSAIQFGADFGYGTVKSVTDHGDYKTIETDADDYETKAIVIATGSNYRDLGVPGEEEYRGRGVSNCAVCDGAFFRNQHVVVVGGGDSAVEEGEYLTRLVDKVTIIHRRDELRAQQIIQDRAFKNDKIDFIWDSNVQEIVGDGNKVTGVKGINNKTGEPFEVEAGGTFIYVGIEPMSEPFRPLNITDEDGWFITNENMETTIPGIFAVGDIRKKELRQVVTATNDGGIAGQKAYQYITELEAKTEAANA, encoded by the coding sequence ATGGAAAAAAAATATGATGTAGTCATTATTGGTGCAGGTCCGGCAGGTATGACAGCAGCACTTTACGCCTCAAGAGCAAATCTATCAGTAATGCTACTAGATCGTGGTATTTATGGTGGACAAATGAATAATACCGCAGAAATTGAAAATTATCCGGGATTTAAATCTATTTTAGGCCCCGACCTATCACAAGAAATGTATGGTTCAGCGATCCAATTTGGCGCTGATTTTGGCTATGGTACGGTTAAGTCAGTGACAGACCATGGTGACTATAAAACAATTGAAACAGATGCCGATGATTACGAAACTAAAGCAATCGTTATTGCGACAGGCTCTAATTATCGTGATTTAGGCGTACCTGGTGAAGAAGAATACCGAGGACGTGGCGTTTCTAACTGTGCTGTTTGTGACGGAGCTTTTTTCCGTAACCAACATGTAGTCGTCGTTGGTGGTGGCGATTCCGCAGTAGAAGAAGGGGAATATCTGACTCGCCTGGTTGACAAGGTAACGATTATCCATCGCCGTGATGAATTAAGAGCGCAACAAATCATTCAAGATCGCGCGTTTAAAAATGATAAAATTGATTTTATTTGGGACAGCAATGTTCAAGAAATCGTTGGTGACGGAAACAAAGTAACTGGCGTTAAAGGAATCAATAATAAAACAGGTGAACCTTTTGAAGTGGAAGCAGGAGGAACATTTATTTATGTAGGAATTGAACCTATGAGTGAACCTTTTAGACCCTTAAACATTACAGATGAAGATGGTTGGTTTATTACAAATGAAAATATGGAAACAACAATTCCAGGCATTTTCGCTGTAGGCGATATTCGTAAGAAAGAATTGCGACAAGTGGTTACCGCTACTAATGATGGTGGTATTGCTGGACAAAAAGCCTATCAATATATCACTGAGTTAGAGGCAAAAACCGAAGCAGCCAATGCATAG
- a CDS encoding FAD:protein FMN transferase, with protein MSEERRTLHLMGTVIKLWVEHAHSVELLPEAEKQLIDYEKRFSANDDASELMVINHQAGVAPVKVDDELFELIKLGKKHSLPQNSFLNIAIGPLIQAWHIGFDDANRPSDQAINMLLQRIDPKNIYMNEEAKTVFLTKRGMSLDLGAVAKGYFADKLLTYFKENNVNSALIDLGGNVLTYGDAPKHEDGYWRIGIQSPFSPRGELAAAIKVKDKSVVTSGIYERTNQLNGKTFHHIFDQKTGYPLETNLASITIVSDKSVDGEIWTTRLFGKTPEEIIDILNQSEDLNGLVITKDGQLRYSNSLESQIIVQ; from the coding sequence ATGAGTGAGGAAAGAAGAACCCTTCATTTAATGGGGACGGTTATCAAATTATGGGTAGAACATGCGCATTCTGTAGAGCTTTTGCCAGAAGCTGAAAAACAATTGATTGATTATGAAAAACGTTTTAGTGCCAACGATGACGCGTCAGAATTGATGGTGATTAATCATCAAGCAGGTGTGGCTCCTGTAAAAGTCGATGATGAGTTATTTGAATTAATTAAATTAGGGAAAAAACACAGTTTGCCGCAGAATAGTTTTTTAAACATTGCGATCGGCCCCTTAATTCAAGCTTGGCACATAGGCTTTGATGATGCTAACCGTCCTTCAGATCAAGCAATTAACATGTTGCTGCAGCGAATTGACCCGAAAAATATTTATATGAATGAAGAAGCTAAAACGGTTTTTTTAACAAAAAGAGGGATGTCATTAGACTTAGGGGCCGTTGCAAAAGGTTACTTTGCAGATAAGTTGTTGACTTACTTTAAAGAAAACAACGTCAATTCTGCGTTAATTGATCTAGGGGGAAATGTTCTAACTTACGGAGATGCACCCAAACATGAAGATGGTTATTGGCGTATTGGTATTCAAAGCCCGTTTTCTCCACGAGGTGAATTGGCAGCAGCGATCAAAGTAAAAGATAAATCGGTCGTTACTTCAGGGATTTATGAACGCACCAATCAATTGAACGGAAAAACATTCCATCATATCTTTGACCAAAAAACCGGCTATCCGCTTGAAACAAATTTGGCTAGTATCACAATCGTTTCTGATAAATCAGTTGACGGTGAAATTTGGACTACGCGCTTGTTTGGAAAAACACCTGAAGAAATTATTGATATTTTAAATCAATCAGAGGATTTAAATGGCTTGGTAATTACGAAAGATGGCCAGCTACGGTATTCAAATTCCTTAGAATCACAAATAATAGTCCAATAA